The proteins below come from a single Natranaerofaba carboxydovora genomic window:
- a CDS encoding trimethylamine methyltransferase family protein — translation MYKADVLSKEDVKQIHSASMEILENTGIEFLYEPAIEVFKKAGYKVDGNRVYITEGQVLDNMKKAPSSFTIYALNPDKNVYLGGNNITFAPGYGAPFVLEGGINRKALLSDFENFAVLAATSPHMDFTGGELVAISDVPQKNRHREMIFRLMKNSDKPFIGSSKGKEGARDSINLAKIVFGEDYVKSHPVMVPLLNSFSPLAYSDSCLEAIMEYVKDNQPVIISSVTMAGTTGPATIAGSLAVQNAEVLAGLTFTQLLNPGNPIIYGGASAITDMQDGELSIGGPETVLFVTGSVQLAKMYDIPVRGGGGSLTDAKAPGYQSSWESSMNLMGSAATGVNFILHAAGGLQFYNAMSYEKFILDEELCGMAKHIKKGVKVTPENLALDLIKEVGPRGEFITSFHTFENYKKEFYFPTIADRYTYSKWIEKGKNEFTKAKEIVEERLYLGKEMGILDKETIKRLDEYVNNGE, via the coding sequence TTGTATAAAGCAGATGTCTTAAGTAAAGAAGATGTAAAACAAATTCATTCGGCTTCAATGGAAATTTTAGAGAATACCGGTATCGAATTTTTATATGAACCTGCAATTGAGGTTTTTAAAAAAGCAGGATATAAGGTAGATGGAAACAGAGTTTATATAACAGAGGGCCAGGTATTAGACAATATGAAAAAAGCACCATCGTCTTTTACCATTTATGCTTTAAACCCTGATAAAAATGTATATTTAGGGGGAAATAATATTACTTTTGCTCCAGGTTATGGAGCTCCTTTTGTATTGGAAGGAGGCATCAACAGAAAAGCATTACTTTCAGACTTTGAAAATTTTGCTGTTTTAGCAGCGACAAGTCCGCATATGGACTTTACTGGTGGTGAACTTGTTGCTATTAGCGATGTACCCCAAAAAAATAGGCATCGAGAAATGATATTTAGGTTAATGAAAAACTCTGATAAACCATTTATTGGAAGTTCTAAAGGTAAAGAAGGTGCTAGGGACTCTATTAATTTAGCTAAAATAGTTTTTGGGGAAGATTATGTAAAGAGTCATCCGGTAATGGTTCCTTTGTTAAATTCATTTAGTCCTCTTGCTTATAGTGATTCATGTTTGGAAGCTATTATGGAATATGTAAAGGATAATCAACCAGTTATAATTTCCTCGGTTACTATGGCTGGGACTACAGGGCCAGCAACTATAGCTGGTTCTCTTGCTGTGCAAAATGCCGAGGTATTAGCAGGATTAACTTTTACACAACTGCTAAACCCAGGGAATCCAATTATATATGGTGGTGCTTCTGCAATAACTGATATGCAGGATGGAGAATTATCTATTGGAGGGCCAGAAACAGTTTTATTTGTTACCGGTAGTGTTCAGCTGGCAAAAATGTATGACATACCTGTAAGAGGTGGAGGTGGTAGTTTGACAGATGCCAAAGCTCCTGGATACCAATCTAGTTGGGAATCAAGTATGAACTTGATGGGTTCAGCAGCTACAGGTGTCAATTTTATTTTGCATGCAGCAGGAGGCTTGCAGTTCTATAATGCGATGAGTTATGAAAAGTTTATTTTAGATGAAGAGCTTTGCGGCATGGCAAAACATATAAAAAAAGGTGTAAAGGTAACTCCAGAGAACCTAGCTCTCGATTTAATTAAAGAAGTGGGTCCAAGGGGAGAATTTATAACGAGCTTTCATACTTTTGAAAATTATAAAAAGGAATTTTATTTCCCAACAATTGCAGACAGATATACTTATTCCAAATGGATTGAAAAAGGGAAAAATGAATTTACAAAAGCAAAAGAGATTGTTGAGGAAAGGTTATACTTAGGTAAAGAAATGGGTATATTAGACAAAGAGACAATTAAACGTCTTGATGAGTATGTTAATAATGGTGAGTGA
- the cimA gene encoding citramalate synthase, whose translation MRIQIYDTTLRDGSQGEGISFSINDKINILKKFDEFGIDYVEGGWPGSNPKDIEFFKTAKDIELKNTTLVAFGSTRKPDTPVEKDINVKYLLESGAKAITIFGKSWDLHVSKALDTTLEENLKMIEDSIKFLKDKGIKVFYDAEHFFDGFEANEEYALKTLITAQRAGADTITLCDTNGGIEPTRLEEIIKKVNEKISTPLGIHSHNDSGLAVANSMKAVQNGIVQVQGTVNGYGERCGNANLCTLIPNIILKLDRKCNFSKEKLKDITALSRFVAEVANISPPANSPYVGENAFAHKGGIHVSAVMKQNNTYEHIDPKIVGNDRKVLVSELSGKSNILQKAKEVNLNLNRNIPQTQKVLEKIKRMEHQGYQLEGAEASLKLLIWKTLNLYESFFELISFRVIVDNKEETFRDTEATVKIRVGDEVLLKAAEGNGPVNALDHALRKALEEFYPALKNISLVDYKVRVLEGTDGTGSKVRVLIESKNDKESWSTVGMSPNIIEASWIALVDSIEYGLMCEHDPGLVKMKEKMERLCS comes from the coding sequence ATGAGAATTCAAATTTATGATACGACCTTAAGGGATGGTTCACAGGGAGAAGGAATTTCATTTTCTATTAATGATAAGATAAATATTTTAAAAAAGTTTGATGAATTCGGGATAGATTATGTTGAAGGTGGATGGCCTGGCTCTAATCCAAAAGACATTGAATTTTTTAAGACAGCTAAAGATATAGAATTGAAAAATACTACCCTTGTAGCTTTTGGAAGTACCAGAAAGCCAGATACACCTGTTGAAAAAGATATTAACGTAAAATACTTACTAGAATCAGGAGCCAAAGCCATTACGATATTTGGAAAGTCATGGGATCTCCATGTATCTAAAGCTTTAGATACCACTTTAGAAGAAAATTTGAAAATGATTGAAGACAGTATAAAATTTTTAAAGGATAAAGGGATAAAAGTTTTTTATGATGCAGAACACTTCTTTGATGGTTTTGAAGCAAATGAAGAGTATGCACTTAAAACTCTAATTACTGCCCAGAGGGCAGGGGCAGATACTATAACCCTGTGTGATACAAATGGTGGTATAGAGCCTACTAGACTAGAAGAAATAATAAAAAAAGTAAATGAAAAAATTAGTACTCCGCTAGGTATTCATTCACATAATGATTCAGGACTTGCTGTTGCTAATTCAATGAAAGCTGTTCAAAATGGTATTGTTCAAGTTCAGGGGACTGTGAATGGCTATGGTGAAAGATGTGGGAATGCAAATTTATGTACTTTGATTCCTAATATAATTTTAAAATTAGACCGAAAATGTAACTTCAGTAAAGAAAAGCTTAAAGATATCACGGCTCTTTCACGTTTTGTGGCAGAAGTTGCAAATATTTCACCACCAGCTAACTCGCCATATGTAGGTGAAAATGCTTTTGCTCATAAAGGTGGCATTCATGTTAGTGCTGTAATGAAACAAAATAATACCTATGAGCACATTGACCCCAAAATTGTAGGCAATGATAGAAAGGTTCTTGTTTCTGAATTATCAGGAAAGAGTAATATACTTCAAAAAGCTAAAGAAGTTAATCTTAACCTAAATAGAAATATACCTCAAACACAAAAGGTATTAGAAAAAATAAAACGCATGGAGCATCAAGGGTACCAACTTGAAGGTGCTGAAGCTTCTCTTAAGTTGCTTATTTGGAAAACATTAAATCTATACGAAAGTTTTTTTGAATTAATTAGTTTTCGAGTGATAGTTGATAATAAAGAGGAAACATTTAGAGATACCGAAGCTACAGTCAAAATTAGAGTCGGGGACGAGGTTTTATTAAAAGCTGCAGAAGGAAATGGTCCAGTTAATGCATTAGATCATGCACTTAGAAAGGCATTAGAAGAATTTTATCCTGCTCTTAAAAATATTAGTCTTGTTGATTATAAAGTTAGGGTACTTGAAGGTACTGATGGTACAGGATCTAAAGTAAGAGTTTTGATAGAATCAAAAAATGATAAAGAATCTTGGAGTACAGTGGGGATGTCCCCTAATATCATTGAAGCTAGTTGGATTGCTTTAGTAGATAGTATAGAGTATGGATTAATGTGTGAACATGACCCGGGATTAGTTAAAATGAAAGAAAAAATGGAAAGGTTATGTAGTTAA
- a CDS encoding DUF4870 domain-containing protein has protein sequence MNRDNNNTELGIDENISGVLCYVLGWVSGIILLFIEKNSFVKFHAWQSIMVFGVITAVQIILKVLASIFGLMSVFLLGGIAMVFVSILTFISILIWIGTFILWVILMVKAYQGEKFMLPIAGEIADKYSS, from the coding sequence TTGAACAGGGATAACAATAATACTGAACTTGGAATCGATGAAAATATTTCTGGGGTTTTATGTTACGTTTTGGGTTGGGTTTCAGGTATAATCCTTTTATTTATAGAAAAAAATAGTTTTGTTAAATTTCATGCCTGGCAATCTATTATGGTTTTCGGTGTAATTACAGCAGTACAAATTATCCTTAAGGTTTTGGCTTCCATTTTTGGATTAATGTCAGTCTTCTTATTAGGCGGGATAGCTATGGTATTTGTAAGTATTTTAACTTTCATATCCATATTAATCTGGATTGGAACTTTTATTCTGTGGGTGATATTGATGGTCAAAGCATATCAAGGGGAAAAATTTATGCTTCCGATTGCAGGAGAGATCGCGGATAAGTACAGTTCATAG
- a CDS encoding O-methyltransferase, whose product MGFKDNEIMKNNNSNIVIDKVKKINNYTKNFTGHDNPELKRIFEEESKKKKLSPIVEPEVGRFLNFYIRSIQAQKVLELGTGIGYSTIWLAEALKYTNGKLISLELDNDKYNIAKENIKKARLNTDLVELILQDAISYIDSLIQSDKKENFDLIFIDLEKTLYPDLVERCIKIVSENGAIIADDTLFKPKGLRKKVSDPVDKYNNQVFNDKRLYSSILPIGDGLTLSLKLSL is encoded by the coding sequence GTGGGTTTTAAAGATAATGAAATCATGAAAAATAATAATTCAAATATAGTAATTGATAAAGTTAAAAAAATAAATAACTACACTAAAAATTTTACAGGTCATGATAATCCAGAGTTAAAACGGATATTTGAAGAAGAAAGTAAAAAGAAAAAGTTATCGCCAATTGTTGAACCAGAAGTAGGTAGATTTTTAAACTTTTATATCAGGTCGATACAAGCCCAAAAGGTTTTAGAATTAGGAACAGGAATAGGATATTCAACTATTTGGCTAGCTGAAGCCTTAAAATATACTAACGGTAAACTAATATCATTAGAACTAGATAATGACAAGTATAATATAGCTAAGGAAAACATCAAGAAGGCAAGGTTAAATACAGATTTGGTTGAGCTTATTTTGCAGGATGCTATAAGTTATATTGACTCACTAATACAATCAGATAAAAAAGAAAATTTTGACCTTATTTTTATTGACTTAGAAAAAACTTTGTATCCTGATTTGGTTGAGAGATGTATAAAAATAGTCTCCGAGAATGGTGCTATAATAGCTGATGATACCCTTTTTAAACCTAAGGGCCTGCGAAAAAAAGTGAGTGATCCAGTTGATAAATATAACAATCAGGTTTTCAATGACAAACGACTTTATAGCTCGATATTACCGATAGGTGATGGGTTAACTTTAAGTTTAAAGCTAAGCCTATGA